The Rhizobium sp. WSM4643 genome contains the following window.
GCCTTTCCCTCGGCCAATTTTTATTTGCTGCCGTCGCGGGCCTGGGAATTTCTGGTCGGATCGATCTGCAGCTTGCTAGAGATGAAGGGGCAAAAGCGCGGCAGCAATCCGCTGTCGCTCCTCGGCTTCTGCATGATCGCCTTCTCCGTCTTCTATTTCGACGAGACTTCGGCCATTCCGTCCACGCTCGCCCTGGTTCCTGTGGTGGGCACGATGTTCGTGCTGCTTTTTGCGCAACAGGGAACCTTGGTGGCGGCACTGCTTTCGACCCGTGTTTTCATCACGGTCGGGAAGATCAGCTACAGCGTCTATCTCTGGCACCAGCCGCTTTTTGCCTTTGCGCGTATCCGCAGCATCGATCCGCCGCCGATCACCGAGATGGCCGTGTTGGCCTGCTTTTCTCTCGTGCTCGGCTATTTATCGTGGCGTTTTGTCGAGCAGCCGTTCCGCAGGAGCAGGCACCGATTGCTGCCGTCCCGCCGCGGCCTGGCCGCATCGGCATCGGTGATTCTTGCGGCCCTTACCGCCTTCGGGCTTTACGGCCATGATACGCGCGGTATCCCCTGGCGGCTTCCGGAACCGATCAAGAAATTTATCGCCGAGAGCGAATGGAGCAAGAACTGTCTTATCGAGAGCGGCTCGGGTTGGGATGAGATGCCGATCAAGAGTTGCATATTCAATGGCGGCCACGCGCAGACATACGCAATCCTCGGAGATTCTCTGGCATCGGCGCTGACGCCCGCGCTCACCAGCCGCCTGGACGGTATGGATATCGGTCTGCAGCAGATTACGCATAGCTTCTGTGCGCCGGTCGTCGATGTTTCGATGGTTCCCCGGTCGGCGCGCGAATGCGGTGCCTTCAACGCCGCGGCCATCGATTATCTCATCAACAGCAAGGTGAAAACGGTCTTTCTCGCCGCTTCCTGGCAGGTCTTTTTCGAGCAATCGAGATACGTGTTCAAGGGCGAGGAAGTCGCGACGTCCGACGTAAGTCAGAGGTTGAGGGATGCTTTCGACAAAACCGTCGGTCAGCTCACATCGGCCGGAATCCGCGTCGTCATCATCTATCCTCATCCGCGAGGCGACACAGAGATCGCGGCCAAGGTCGCCAAATTGATGCACAAGGGCTTGCCGGCACCGACCGTCACGATCGCGGAGGATGAATTTCGCCAGCAATCATCGCCCTCCTACGCCTATCTCGACGATCCCAAAGACAGGGAGATCCTGCGCGTCGATCCGGCCAGGATCTTTTGCGGGATAGAGGCGGGGCGATGCGATTTGGCGCGGGACGGCAGGGCTTTCATTTTCGACAAGGTGCATTTCACCCCGGCAGGAGCGGACGCCGTCGCCGACGAAATTCTGATCGCCCTCAAGCGAGACGATATGGCGGCTGAGCCCGGCGTGGCGGCGCTCTCTTCCGGCCATTTCCAATAGAGAAACTCAACGGGCTGTTGCAGGCGTCCTTTGCGCGTCTGAGAAGGCGAGCTGCGCCGCAGGAGTTGGGTAAAAGACAAAAGGCCGGCGCTGTTTAGCGCTTCCTTGAAAAGCTGAACCGCGCCAACAGCACAAAACAAAAAGGCCGGGTTGCCCCGGCCTTCGTAAATCCCATCTGTCCGAAGCGATTAACGCTTGGAGAACTGGAACGAGCGGCGGGCCTTTGCCTTGCCGTACTTCTTGCGTTCGACGACGCGGCTGTCGCGGGTCAGGAAGCCGCCCTTCTTCAGCACCGCGCGCAGGCCCGGTTCGAAGTAGGTGAGCGCCTTGGACACGCCATGGCGAACGGCACCGGCCTGGCCGGAGAGGCCGCCGCCGGCAACGGTTGCGACGATGTCGAACTGGCCGTCACGGGCAGCCGCGACGATCGGCTGGCGCAGGATCATCTGCAGCACCGGACGTGCGAAATATTCCGCGAATTCCTTGCCGTTGACGGTGATCTTGCCGGAGCCCGGCTTGACCCAGACGCGGGCGACGGCGTTCTTGCGCTTGCCGGTCGCGTAGGAGCGGCCGAGCGAATCGACCTTGCGGACGTGGGCCGGAGCAGCAGCTTCGGAAGCCGTGCCGAGATCCTTCAGGGAGGAGAGGTCAGCCATATCAGGCGCTCCTTACGTTCTTTTTGTTGAGCGCGGCAACGTCGAGGGCGACCGGCTGCTGGGCTTCATGGGGATGGTTGGAGCCGGCGTAAACGCGCAGGTTCTTCATCTGGCGACGGCCGAGCGGGCCACGCGGAACCATGCGTTCGACGGCCTTTTCGAGGACGCGCTCCGGGAAGCGGCCTTCGATGATCTGGCGTGCACTGCGTTCCTTGATGCCGCCGGCATAACCGGTGTGCCAGTAGTAGACCTTGTCGGAATACTTCTTGCCGGTGAAAACGACCTTTTCGGCATTGATGACGATGACGTTGTCGCCGTCGTCAACGTGAGGCGTGAAGGTTGCCTTGTGCTTGCCGCGCAGGCGCATAGCGATGATGGAAGCGAGACGGCCAACGACCAGCCCTTCGGCGTCGATGATCACCCACTTCTTCTCCACCTCTGCAGGCTTCTGGGAGAAGGTTGCCATAGTGAATACTCTCTTTTGGGACCCTTGGCCCGAAGGCTTGAAGGGCGTTTCTTGTTGCTTGGATTGGCAGGCTTGAGGCATGCCAAAAAGAAAGCAGCCCGGATAGGCTGCGTTCTGGCGCGGTGTATAAAGGGAATGTGATATTCGGTCAATATCGACTTTCTGAGGGATCGGAAAAAAGAATAGGTGAAAACAATGAGTTATGTAGATGGTATTATAATACCTCACATTTGTCGGCCGCAGATCTGCCGTGTTTGGCCTTTTCCGCGTCGCTTTCGGCCGAAGGCCGTTTTAATCCTCGAACTCGCGCAGGCATTTGATCATTTCGCGAAGGCCGCGGGTCAGATGTTTGTCGCGGCGCAGAACCATGCCGAGGCGGCGCGTGAGCCGCGGGTTCAGCGATGAGGTCGTCACGAGGCCGGCGCGGTCGCGCTTCAGCGCCAGCCCCGGCAGGATCGACCAGCCGAGCCCCACGGCCACCAGTTCCTTGATCGCCTCGATGCTGCCGAACTCCATCGCAGGTCGGATCCTGGTATCCGGTGCAGCCAGCCACGCGTCGATTGCCCGCCTGGTATTGCCGCCCTCATAAAGCAGCAGCGTCCGGTCGCGCATGAAGGCGGCGTCCGGTCCGCCGTCGGGCATGAGACTGCCCGCGGGGGCAACGGCCAGCAATTCCTCCTCGTAGAACGGTTCGATCTCGAAGTTGCGTCCCGATGCCGGCAGGGCGACGACGGCGATATCGAGGCTATTGGCCTCCAGATCGCGCAGAATATCGTCGGCATCGCCGATGCGCACGGTGATTTCGAGGCCGGGCATGGATTTTCTGGCAACGGCGATGGCGCGAGGAAGCAGATGGATCGACGCCGTGCCGCCACTGCCGATGCGCACGCGGCCGCTGGCTCCATCTCTGTACGGCATCATCGCTTCTTCCGCGGCGGCCGATTCCTGGAGCAGCCGCTTTGCATGCACGAGCAGGTCGAGGCCTGCCGCGGTCGGCTGCGCCCGCCGCCCGACACGCTCGATCAGCCGGACGCCGAGCCGCTGTTCGAGCCCCTTGACCTGCAGGCTGACGGCCGGTTGCGTCAGGCCTTCCTTATCGGCCGCAGCCGTAAAGCTTCCGAGATCGGCGACGTTGACGAAGGCGGCAAGCTGATCGAGGTGGAGAGGCATACAAAAGAATTCCTTATGCATATCATAATATCCATAAGCTTCTTTCGCGGCATCTTCCAGCGCATCTTTCATCCGTTGAAGAAAGGAAGAAGAGATGGCCCTGGAATTGAGCGGGATCCTTGACACACCTCGCGATATCGTTCGGTCGAGACTTCGCGGCATGGCGCGCTGGAGCCTGCGGCTGCTGATGACGATCGAACATCACCTCGAAAGGCGCCGCAGCCGCGGCACGCTCTTAGAACTCACCGACGATCAGCTTTGCGATGTCGGTCTGACCCGTGCGCAGGCGCGGGCCGAGACATCGAAGTCATGGTTCTGGTCCTGACGGCAGCGGCCCATGCGTGAAGAGCGGATCCTGCTCGAAATTGCCGGCGCCTTGTGGCAAAACGTCTGACTGGAATCGAGCGCAGGGAGCAGCATCATGGCCGAAATCGTATCCTTCCCGGACGCAGCCGGAGCGGAGGGGGGCGGACTGCTGACCCGCTCTCTGCGCGACGGCGTGCTGCGGCTCGTGCTCGATAACCCGCCGGCCAATGTGCTTTCGATCGCTCTTCTCGAAGCGCTGATGGAAGAGCTCGATACGGCCGGAGCGGAGCCTGATGTGCGTGTCGTCGTCATCGCCTCGACCGGCAACGTCTTTTCCGCCGGACATGATCTGAAAGAGCTGACGGCCCATCGCGGCGATGAAGATCAGGGTGCCGGTTTCTTCGAAAAGACCTTCCGGCTCTGCGCCGATCTGATGCTGAAGATCGCCCATCTGCCGAAGCCCGTCATTGCCGAGATCGATGGGCTGGCGACGGCTGCAGGCTGCCAGCTCGTTGTCTCCTGCGATCTGGCGATCTGCACGGACAGTTCGACATTCTGCACGCCGGGAGTCAACATCGGCCTGTTCTGTTCGACGCCGATGGTGGCCGTTTCCCGCGCCGCGCACCGCAAGCAGGCAATGGAGATGCTGCTGACCGGCGAGACGATCGACGCCTCGACCGCCAAGGATTTCGGCCTCGTCAACCGTATCGTGCCGAAGCAGTATCTGGCGCAGGTGGTTTCCAAATATGCGGCTGTGATCGCCAGCAAATCGCCGCTGACGCTGAAGATCGGCAAGGAAGCCTTCAACCGGCAGCTCGAACTGCCGGTGGAGGCGGCATATGATTATACCGCCGGGGTGATGGTCGAGAACATGCTGACGCAGGATGCGCAGGAAGGGATCGGCGCCTTCCTCGGCAAGCGCAAGGCCGAATGGACCGGTGAGTGATCACGCCAGTTTCAGAACCAGCCCACCGATGGCGATGACGACGCCGGCGACGTAGCGCCAGATGCTGGCTTTTTCCTTGAAGACGGTGATCGAGATCACCAGCGCAAAAAGGATCGCGGTTTCGCGCAGGGCTGCAACGGTCGCGACCGGGGCTTTCGTCATTGCCCAGAGTGCGAGCCCATAGGAAGCGATCGAGCCGGCGCCGCCGATGAGACCGCGCCACCAGTTGCGGCGAACGTGACGCACGACTGCGAAAGCGCCGCGCTGCGACACCGCCCAGGAAAACAGCAGTACCGGCGGCAGCAGGGACATCCACAAAGTGTAGGAAACGGCATTGCCGGAGATGCGCGCGCCGACGCCGTCGACATAGGTGTAGCTGGCGATGACGCAGGCATTGGCAAGCGAGAGGACGACGGCGCGGCGGCTGCCGCGTCGCGCCTCCAGGGCGAGCGTCAGCACACCGGCGCAGATTGTCATTGTGCCGGCAAGAGCGCCGCCGGAAAGATTTTCCTTGAGGATGAAACCGCTTGTCGCGGCGATCAGGAGAGGAGCACAGCCACGCATCAGCGGATAGACGAGGCCGATATCGCCTGCCCGATAGGCGGCGGCGACCAGCTGGAAATAAGCGAATTGCAGGATGGCCGAGGCGCCGATGAACGGCCATGCTGAGGCGTGTGGCAGCGGCAGGAACGCCAGGAACGGCAGTGCCGAAACGGCGCCGCCGGCAGAGATCAGCGCCGCATCCAGGGATTTATCGCTCCCTGCCTTGACGATGGCGTTCCATGTCGCGTGCAGCAGTGCGCCGAAGAGAACGAGCAGGATAACGTCGAGAGGCAAGGGAGTAAGTCCGGAGAGGATGAGAGGAAGCGGAATACGCCTCGCCTTCGGCGTCTCAAATTTCTGAAAAGACAACTGGGATTTGCACGAAAACGTGCGGCTGCGGTCGCTTATGCGTTCATATGTCGAATAGCATCCTTTCAGGATGTGAACAATGGTGGAGCATTGCGGCAATTTTTGCGTGCGCGCGATATACGTTCAATCCACGCGATGCTTTCAACTATGAGATGTTTCTAATGGATGAGGGAACAAATGGCGGAATTACCGCGAACAGAAAGAGAAAATATCTTCGGGAATTCGGGAGGCGGTTATTCTATGCTGCTGAAATATAGACATTATTCTATAGCTTTGACATACAGGAAAATTAAAGCCTTTGGTTGTGCAATCTTCAAGAAATCGCAGCGCGGAATTGAGCTCAGGCCTTTCGCAAGCGCGAAAGACATACAGTTTAGGCGACTGTCACGACGGCGAAAAAATCAAAGCTGATGATGCGGAACGAAGAGCATCCCGTCAAGGTTGTCTATGCTCTGGCAGTTCAGTACCTGGCAGCGGGGATTGTCTTTCGAGGGGATATGCGTCCATTCGGCATAATCGGTCGCGTCGCAATAATTGCTGTTGCGGACATAGCGATCAAAGAGCGGCAAGCCACGCGAGGACTGATAGCGGAAGATGACGGCGCCTTGATTATGGATGGCAGCGCGCACGCTGGCACAGATCATGGCGAGCGGATTGTAACGCAAGATGGCCAGCGCCGGCGATGCGGCTAGCACGAGCATGAGGGCAAGAGCGATTTTTTTCATCGAATCATCCTCAGGGAGTAGCCAACTCATATATACGAAAGAGACACACCGCCGGTTTCATGAAAAGGCAAAAAAACATGTCGGCTGTGCCGAAGGGCTTTCGGGAATGGAGAAGCGGACATGAATCACGACGCCTACACGGATGAATACCTCGCCGGAATTCTGCATTCGGTAAAAACCATCGCGCTGACCGGCGCTTCGCCCAATCCGGCCCGGCCGAGCAACGGCGTCATGGGCTATCTGCTGTCGCGTGGATACGAGGTCATTCCTGTCAATCCGGGGCAGGCGGGCAAACAGATCCAGGGCCGTACCGTTTATGCCCGGCTCGCCGATATTCCCGTGCCGATTGACATGGTCGACGTATTTCGCGCCTCCGAATATCTGGATGGTGTCGTCGAGGAGGCGCTGGTGCTGAAGCCGCTGCCGAAGATCATCTGGGCCCAGCTTGGCGTCCGCGACGATGCGGCTGCGGCAAAGGCGGAGGCTGCCGGCATCCAGGTCGTGATGAACCGCTGCCCTGCGATCGAGTATCCTCGTCTTATTGCCTGAGTTGCGGTCTGCTGAGATGGATTTTCCACCGAACGCCCATGGGTTGAAACGGATCGCGGTTAACTTTCGTAAGCGACAGGCTATGATCCCGCCCGTCAGCAACAACGGGAGGACGACATGGCCAAAAATGATCCGGGATTCAACACGTTGGCGATTCATGCCGGCGCACAGCCCGACCCGACGACCGGGGCGCGGGTAACGCCGATCTACCAGACGACCGCTTTCATCTTCAATGATTCCGATCATGCCGCCGCCCTCTTCGGTCTGCAGGCCTTCGGCAACATCTACACCCGCATCATGAACCCGACGCAGGCCGTGCTTGAGGAGCGCGTCGCAGCGCTAGAGGGCGGCACGGCAGCCCTTGCCGTCGCTTCCGGCCATGCGGCACAGGTGATCGTCTTCCACAACATCATGCGCCCCGGCGAGAATTTCATCGCTGCCCGCCAGCTCTATGGCGGCTCGGTCAATCAGTTCGGCCATGCCTTCGAGAATTTTGGCTGGCAGGTGCGTTGGGCCGATGCCGCCGATCCGACAAGCTTCGA
Protein-coding sequences here:
- a CDS encoding acyltransferase family protein translates to MIYRREIDGLRAAAVMPVILFHAGFSFFSGGFIGVDVFFVISGFLITSIILEEMRNGTFSLAAFYERRARRLLPALFLVILCCLPFAWFWVMPEEFRAFSDSLIATSLSGANFLFWFESGYFAPEAGGVPLLHLWSLAVEEQYYMFFPLLVMFMCKRRRNWLFAALVVIACASLAYSEWASRAFPSANFYLLPSRAWEFLVGSICSLLEMKGQKRGSNPLSLLGFCMIAFSVFYFDETSAIPSTLALVPVVGTMFVLLFAQQGTLVAALLSTRVFITVGKISYSVYLWHQPLFAFARIRSIDPPPITEMAVLACFSLVLGYLSWRFVEQPFRRSRHRLLPSRRGLAASASVILAALTAFGLYGHDTRGIPWRLPEPIKKFIAESEWSKNCLIESGSGWDEMPIKSCIFNGGHAQTYAILGDSLASALTPALTSRLDGMDIGLQQITHSFCAPVVDVSMVPRSARECGAFNAAAIDYLINSKVKTVFLAASWQVFFEQSRYVFKGEEVATSDVSQRLRDAFDKTVGQLTSAGIRVVIIYPHPRGDTEIAAKVAKLMHKGLPAPTVTIAEDEFRQQSSPSYAYLDDPKDREILRVDPARIFCGIEAGRCDLARDGRAFIFDKVHFTPAGADAVADEILIALKRDDMAAEPGVAALSSGHFQ
- the rpsI gene encoding 30S ribosomal protein S9, yielding MADLSSLKDLGTASEAAAPAHVRKVDSLGRSYATGKRKNAVARVWVKPGSGKITVNGKEFAEYFARPVLQMILRQPIVAAARDGQFDIVATVAGGGLSGQAGAVRHGVSKALTYFEPGLRAVLKKGGFLTRDSRVVERKKYGKAKARRSFQFSKR
- the rplM gene encoding 50S ribosomal protein L13; translation: MATFSQKPAEVEKKWVIIDAEGLVVGRLASIIAMRLRGKHKATFTPHVDDGDNVIVINAEKVVFTGKKYSDKVYYWHTGYAGGIKERSARQIIEGRFPERVLEKAVERMVPRGPLGRRQMKNLRVYAGSNHPHEAQQPVALDVAALNKKNVRSA
- a CDS encoding LysR family transcriptional regulator; the protein is MHKEFFCMPLHLDQLAAFVNVADLGSFTAAADKEGLTQPAVSLQVKGLEQRLGVRLIERVGRRAQPTAAGLDLLVHAKRLLQESAAAEEAMMPYRDGASGRVRIGSGGTASIHLLPRAIAVARKSMPGLEITVRIGDADDILRDLEANSLDIAVVALPASGRNFEIEPFYEEELLAVAPAGSLMPDGGPDAAFMRDRTLLLYEGGNTRRAIDAWLAAPDTRIRPAMEFGSIEAIKELVAVGLGWSILPGLALKRDRAGLVTTSSLNPRLTRRLGMVLRRDKHLTRGLREMIKCLREFED
- a CDS encoding DUF1127 domain-containing protein; its protein translation is MALELSGILDTPRDIVRSRLRGMARWSLRLLMTIEHHLERRRSRGTLLELTDDQLCDVGLTRAQARAETSKSWFWS
- a CDS encoding enoyl-CoA hydratase, encoding MAEIVSFPDAAGAEGGGLLTRSLRDGVLRLVLDNPPANVLSIALLEALMEELDTAGAEPDVRVVVIASTGNVFSAGHDLKELTAHRGDEDQGAGFFEKTFRLCADLMLKIAHLPKPVIAEIDGLATAAGCQLVVSCDLAICTDSSTFCTPGVNIGLFCSTPMVAVSRAAHRKQAMEMLLTGETIDASTAKDFGLVNRIVPKQYLAQVVSKYAAVIASKSPLTLKIGKEAFNRQLELPVEAAYDYTAGVMVENMLTQDAQEGIGAFLGKRKAEWTGE
- a CDS encoding DMT family transporter produces the protein MPLDVILLVLFGALLHATWNAIVKAGSDKSLDAALISAGGAVSALPFLAFLPLPHASAWPFIGASAILQFAYFQLVAAAYRAGDIGLVYPLMRGCAPLLIAATSGFILKENLSGGALAGTMTICAGVLTLALEARRGSRRAVVLSLANACVIASYTYVDGVGARISGNAVSYTLWMSLLPPVLLFSWAVSQRGAFAVVRHVRRNWWRGLIGGAGSIASYGLALWAMTKAPVATVAALRETAILFALVISITVFKEKASIWRYVAGVVIAIGGLVLKLA
- a CDS encoding CoA-binding protein, translating into MNHDAYTDEYLAGILHSVKTIALTGASPNPARPSNGVMGYLLSRGYEVIPVNPGQAGKQIQGRTVYARLADIPVPIDMVDVFRASEYLDGVVEEALVLKPLPKIIWAQLGVRDDAAAAKAEAAGIQVVMNRCPAIEYPRLIA